The Brassica oleracea var. oleracea cultivar TO1000 chromosome C6, BOL, whole genome shotgun sequence genome includes a region encoding these proteins:
- the LOC106297860 gene encoding putative F-box protein At1g55070: MFSCSFLPPEVIIRILSFIPSKRLPKLRLVSKQFNSIISEPCFLRLHHTHALNSPSILTAFSVSSKSLVVELKLLRYTNPNQTALTAFQASLFEERYNEQTQKPITKSFLGDRVRVLSSNHQLICFVTSKEHFLYDPINQKTLEISQSPSASSSSSLVSFGFVPSTLQYKIIRFLLPCHPICKLETLTLSIKGRNYKHHLEISPWRSQETECPYLLQPYPPVHADGFLYWTTKEAPAKIVTFSLEHEKFSVLPPPPCFEDNPSHDFSLCGTRGKLWAVDYNALEPNIEIWMMNGSNGSAWVKTHLIDLKETLTRYYRAFPIRIHDIRCDCVFFQVLYPSRVKIYYTSKNEVKDFGELNHELQCCYYTDGLLCL; the protein is encoded by the coding sequence ATGTTTTCTTGTTCTTTTCTTCCTCCGGAAGTTATCATCAGAATCCTCTCTTTCATTCCAAGCAAAAGATTACCAAAACTCCGATTAGTTTCAAAGCAATTCAACTCCATAATCTCCGAACCCTGCTTCCTCCGTCTCCACCACACTCATGCCCTAAATTCACCATCCATCCTCACCGCCTTCAGCGTTTCCAGCAAATCCCTAGTCGTAGAGCTCAAGCTCCTTCGCTACACAAACCCTAACCAAACCGCTCTCACTGCTTTTCAGGCATCTCTTTTCGAAGAACGCTACAATGAGCAAACACAAAAACCCATCACAAAAAGCTTCCTCGGAGACAGAGTTAGAGTCTTGTCTTCCAACCATCAGTTAATATGTTTCGTGACTTCCAAGGAACACTTTCTCTATGACCCTATTAACCAAAAAACCCTAGAAATATCTCAATCACCATCTGCTTCTTCTTCATCTAGCCTTGTCTCCTTTGGCTTCGTCCCCTCAACATTACAATACAAAATCATCAGATTTCTCCTTCCTTGTCACCCAATCTGCAAGTTGGAGACACTTACCTTGTCCATCAAGGGAAGAAACTACAAGCACCATCTCGAGATATCTCCATGGAGATCACAAGAAACAGAATGTCCTTACCTTCTACAGCCATACCCTCCAGTTCACGCTGATGGATTCCTTTACTGGACAACAAAAGAAGCTCCAGCAAAGATTGTCACTTTCTCTCTAGAACATGAGAAGTTCTCTGTTCTGCCTCCACCACCATGTTTTGAAGACAATCCTAGTCACGACTTCAGCTTATGTGGTACCAGAGGGAAACTCTGGGCTGTAGACTACAATGCTCTTGAACCAAACATTGAGATTTGGATGATGAATGGTTCCAATGGATCTGCTTGGGTTAAAACGCATCTTATTGACCTCAAAGAAACGTTGACCCGTTACTATCGAGCGTTTCCGATCAGGATTCATGATATACGATGTGATTGTGTGTTTTTCCAGGTTTTGTATCCGAGTCGGGTGAAGATTTATTACACAAGCAAGAACGAAGTAAAGGACTTTGGAGAATTAAACCATGAGTTACAGTGCTGTTATTACACTGATGGTCTTTTGTGTCTCTGA
- the LOC106298264 gene encoding putative ER lumen protein-retaining receptor C28H8.4, which translates to MKAAQKPIHAVTTWVRRQPPKVKAFLGVVSAMTALVLLRVIVHDHDNLFVAAEAVHALGISVLIYKLTKEKTCAGLSLKSQELTALFLAVRLYCSFVMEFDIHTLLDSATLVTTLWVIYMIRFKLKVSYMEDKDNFAIYYVVVPCAVLSVLIHPSTHHHIINKISWAFCVYLEAVSVLPQLRVMQNTKIVEPFTAHYVFALGIARFLSCAHWVLQVLDTRGRLLTALGYGFWPIMVLLSEVVQTFILADFCYYYVKSLMGGQLVLRLPSGVV; encoded by the exons ATGAAGGCGGCGCAGAAGCCGATCCACGCCGTGACGACATGGGTTCGCCGGCAACCACCAAAGGTCAAAGCTTTTCTCGGTGTTGTATCCGCCATGACTGCTCTCGTTCTCTTAAGAGTGATTGTTCACGACCACGACAACCTTTTCGTCGCCGCCGAAGCTGTCCACGCCCTTGGAATCTCCGTTCTTATCTACAAACTCACCAAGGAGAAGACTTGCGCCG GATTGTCTCTAAAGTCTCAAGAGTTAACAGCTCTGTTTCTGGCTGTGAGACTTTACTGTAGCTTTGTGATGGAGTTTGATATCCACACGTTACTTGATTCGGCTACATTGGTGACTACCCTTTGGGTTATCTACATGATCCGTTTCAAGCTTAAAGTTAGTTACATGGAAGACAAAGACAATTTTGCGATCTACTACGTC GTTGTACCATGTGCTGTATTATCAGTCCTGATTCACCCATCAACACATCATCATATAATCAATAAGATCTCTTGGGCCTTCTGCGTTTACCTAGAAGCTGTTTCAGTCCTTCCTCAACTTAGAGTCATGCAAAACACTAAG ATCGTGGAGCCATTCACAGCACATTATGTATTTGCTTTGGGGATCGCCAGGTTCTTGAGTTGTGCACATTGGGTCCTTCAG GTTTTGGACACTCGAGGGAGGTTACTGACTGCTTTAGGATATGGGTTTTGGCCTATAATGGTTCTCCTCTCTGAAGTCGTACAAACTTTCATTCTTGCCGACTTCTGCTACTACTATGTCAAGAG TTTGATGGGTGGCCAGCTAGTTCTTCGTCTGCCGTCAGGTGTTGTGTAA